The Streptomyces sp. NBC_01351 genome contains the following window.
CGGCCGCGTGATAGCGGAGGGCACCCCGGACGAGCTGAAGCGCAAGGTCGGCGAGGAGCGGCTGGAGGTCACCGTGGCCGTGCCCGGCCGGCTGCCGGACGCGGTCCGGGCGCTGCGCCGGATCACGGCGGCGGAGCCGTCCGTGGACGAGGCGCGGAGCGTGGTCTCCATCCCGGTCGGCGACGGCCTGGCGACGATCGCGTCGGCTGCCGGGGAACTGCGGCAGGAGGGCGTGGACGTCCGCGACTTCGCGCTCCGCAGGCCCACGCTCGACGACGTCTTCGTCACTCTCACCGGCACTCCGGCCTGACCGGGCCGGCCGGAAGCTCGTTTCGGACTACGGGGGCTGCACTGTGCAAAGGATCCATTTCACCGCTGCCGACGTCGCCCGGACCCGCCTGAAGATCACTGCGGGACCGCTGGTCGAGTCGGCCTTCGCCTACGGACTGCTCGGGCGGGGTGTGAGCACCCCGTTCGCCCGGTGGCGCAGCCAGGTCGGGGACCGGCTGCGGCCGGCGCCCGGACGACTGCCGGGCGGGCCCGGCACGGACGGCGAGGCCGGCCTCGGCGCCCTCCTGCGGATCATCGAGCAGGGTGCCGCGGGCAGTGAGCTCACCCGGGTCTGGCAGGCCGCGGTGGCTCCGTACTGGGAGCACCTGCTGGCCTTCCTGGAGGTCGAGTGCGAGGCGCGGGGCCGGGTGTTGATGGGCGGCGGAGCCGAGCTGCTGCTGACGACCCTGCACTCGCGGATCACCTGGCGTGCGCCGGTGCTGGAGATCCACGACGCGCCCGACGAGGACATCCACCTGGACGGGCGCGGGCTGGTGCTCGCACCGTCGGTGTTCCTGGCGCACCGGGCGGGGCGGGTCACGCGGCGCTTCGACCGGTCCGCGCCCGTGGTGCTGGCGTTCGGCGCGCCGCCGGACAGCTACCAGGCGACCGCCCTGTGGGACAAGCCGGACGGCAGCGGGCAGTCGCTGGGGGCCCTGGTGGGGCAGACCCGGGCGGCCGCGCTGCACGTGCTGCGGGCCAGTTGCACGACCACGCAGCTCGCGGACCGGCTCGGAATCTCGGCGGCGGGCGCCAGCCAGCACACCGCCGTACTGCGCCGGACCGGCCTGATCACCACCCGGCGGGTCCGCAACACGGTGCTGCACACCCTGACCCCGCTCGGTGCGGCGCTGCTCAAGGGCATGAGCGGGCAGCCGGTCCCGGCCTCCCCGCCACGGCCGGCGGCCGCGGCCGCTTCCCTCCAGCCCGCGTCCTGACGTACTGCTCCATCACACGCGGGAACGCGAAAGGCCGCCCCCGGCACGGATCTCCGTGCCGGGGGCGGCCTTTCGTACGGGCGGGTCAGGGCGGTCAGGTCCGGGCGGGCGGCCCTACTCCTTGATGCCCGCCAGGTCCCCGGGCCGGCCGCGCAGGACGGCGCCGGCCGACAGCAGGGTGGTGGCCAGGGTCAGGCCCAGGGCCCCGCCGACCACGGTGACGAAGATCCACGGGGAGCCGGTCGGGAGGGTCGTGCCCAGCACGCTCATGCTGAACGGGACGAGGGTCAGCAGGGCCACCAGCAGGCCGAGGACGATGCCCGCCACGGAGACCAGGACCGCCTCCATCGCCATCATCTGCATGACCTGCCGGCGGGTGGCGCCGATGAGCCGCTGGAGCATGAACTCGCGCCGCCGCTCGGTGGTGGCCAGCACCTGGGTGTTGACCAGGGCGATCATCGCGTAGCCGACGACCACCGCGAGGACCAGGTACGCCATCCAGGACTGGGTGTCGCTGTTGTCCGCCGCGACCGCCGTCAGGGCCTGCCGGTCGGTGACGCGCAGTCCGGGCTGCTTGTCGGAGAGGGTGCGCAGCGATGCGTCCAGGGCGGCCCGGTCGGTGCCCGGGGCGGCGCTCACCATGATCTGCGGGACCAGGCCCGCGTCGGTGTGCCCGACCAGGACGGACGCCGGGACCAGGGCGGTCTCGTAGCCGCGCTTGCCGTCGACGGTGGCGACCAGCTTCAGGTCGACGCGGGTGCCGTCGCCCAGGCGCATCGGGACGGTGTCGCCGATCTTCCGGTCGCCGGCGTACCGGGCCGGCAGGGCGACGGTGTCGCCGCGCAGGCCGTCCAGGGTGCCGGAGGCGGCCTTGAAGGAGGTGGTCGCGGCCACGCCCTCGGGGGTGACGCCCTGCAGCGACACTTCGGTGGGCTGCGGCGCGCTCGACTCCCCGTCGCCGCCGTTCGCGGTCGGGTCGATGGGTACGTCGGGCTCGATGAAGCCGAGGCTGGGGACCTGGGCGGAGGCTGCCGCGACGCCGGGAAGGTTCCGGATCGCGTCCACCGTCTCCAGCGGCATGCCGCCGGCGACGGAGGTGACGACGGCGTCGGCCCGCAGGCTCTCGTCGAACGCCTGGTCGGCGCCGTCGGCCTGGGTGGTCTGCATGTAGATCAGGCCAACGGCCAGACCGGTGGCGAGCATCACCGGCATCACGGCCGCCGCGAGGCGGGCCGTGCGGGCCTTGGCGTTGCGGGTGGCGAGGTGCCCGGAGAGGCCGGACACCGCGCGCACCGGGCGGCGCAGGGCCGCGGTGATGGCGCGGGCCAGGACCGGGCCGAGGAGGCCGAAGCCGGTCGTCCACACCATCGCCGCCGGGGTGGCGACGCTGCCGGCGTCCGGGCCGTCCATGCCGGCGGTGCCGACGGCCAGGGCGACCCCGCCGATCAGGCAGAGCAGGCCCAGGACCGAGCGGAAGCCGCTGAACCACTTGCGCTGCAGGCCGGCTTCGGCGAGCGCCTCGGTGGGCCGGGTGCGGGCAGCGCTGTTGGCCGCGATGAACGCGGCGCCGACCGCGGTGACGAAGGCGGTGCCCACGCCGACGATCAGCGGGACGGACCCGGCGCGGAACACGATCGAGTCCGGCACCACGCCGGCGTCGGCGAAGGCGCCCAGCAGCCAACGGCCCACGCGGGGGCCGGGGATGCAGGCGAGTGCCGTCGCGATGGCCGCCAGCAGCACGGTCTCGCCGAGGATCAGCCGGCGCAGCTGGCCGGGTGTGGTGCCGATGGCGCGCAGCAGCGCCATCTCGCGCTGCCGCTGCTGGATGGACAGGCCGAGGGTGGAGGAGGCGACGAAGACGGTGACCATGGCGGAGAGCCCGCCGAACGCGGCGGCGAGCGGGATCAGGTCGCTGCCGTCGTCGATGACGCCCGGGTTCTCGGCGCGGCCGCGCTCGTCACCGGTCAGGACGGACACCGGCTGTCCGCCGACCGCCTTGCGGATGCCGTCGGCGATCGCGCCGACGTCAGCGCCGGGGGCCGGGAAGACGCCGATGTTGTCGACCTTGCCGGACAGCCCGGCGGCCACCTGGGCTTCCAGGGCCGCCGCGTCGGAGAGGAAGACGCCGTTGGCCTCGCCGTCGCCGGCCGCCAGGCCGGAGACCTCGTAGCTCTTCGACGTACCGCCGGAGCGGATGTCGACCTTGGCGCCGGGCCGCAGGCCCGCCTGCTGCGCGAGCCGGGTGTCCAGGACGACCTGGCCGGCGGTCGCGGGCGGGGCGCCCTCGGTGATCTTGTAGGGGGTGAGGGCGGCGGAGGACCAGCCGTGGCCGGCGATCTGCGCGGCCCGGCCGGCGTTGCCGGCCGGGGCGAGGGCGCCGGGGAACGTCACGTCGGCCGCGGTGCTCTCCACCCCGGGCACCGCCGCGATCTTCGCGGTCAGCGCCGCGTCGAAGCGGACCCGCTCGGGGTAGATCAGTTCGCTGGAGGTGCCGAGGTAGCGCTGCTCCCCGGTGACGACGACGGGGGCCGCGGCGAGCCGCTGGGGCGGGGCCGCGTTGTGGATGCCCGTCTCCAGCAGACCGCCGCAGGCCACGACGATGGTCGCGCCGAAGAACAGCGCGATGAACGAGGCGATGAATCCGCCCTTGTGGTAGCGCAGCGTGCGCAGCGCGATCCTGATCACAGCAGCGTCCCGTGTGCCGCGGCCACGGGCGTGGCCGCCGGGCGGGTGCCCCAGGCGCCGAGGTGGGTCATGCGCTCGGCGACCTGGTCGGCGGTGGGCCGGTCCAGGTGGTCCACGATCCGGCCGTCCGCGAGGAACAGCACCCGGTCGGCGTGCGAGGCCGCGACCGGGTCGTGGGTGACCATCACGATGGTCTGGCCGGCCTGTTCGACGGATTCGCGGAGCAGGGTCAGCACCTCGCGCGCCGTGTAGGTGTCGAGGGCTCCGGTCGGCTCGTCACCGAAGATGACCGCCGGCCGGGTGATCAGTGCCCGGGCGATGGCGACGCGCTGCTGCTGGCCGCCGGAGAGCTCGCCGGGGCGCCGGTTCTCCCGGCCGCCGAGCCCGACCCGCTCCAGTACCTCGGCCACGGCGCCCTTCTGGGGCCGCTTGCCGGCAAGTCGCAGGGGCAGGGTGACGTTGTCGAGGACGGACAGGGCGGGCAGCAGGTTGAAGGCCTGGAAGATGAAGCCGATCCGCTCGCGCCGGAACTTGGTCAGTTCGCGCTCCTTGAGACGTGCGAGGTCCACACCGTCCAGCAGGACCGAGCCCGAGGTCGGACGGTCCAGACCCGCCGCGCAGTGCAGGAAGGTGCTCTTGCCGGAGCCGGAGGGTCCCATCACCGCGGTGAAGGTGCCCCTGTCCAGGCCGATGCTCACGTTGTCGAGAGCGGTGACCTCGTTCTTGGCACCGCCGTAGACCTTCCGTACGGATTCCAGGCGGACGACGTGCCGACCCTGCGGGTCCGGTGTCCCTGTCATGGGTTTTCCTTCTGCTGGGAGCCGGCCCTGGGCAGGGCCGGCTCGGGGTGAGGGGTCAGGTCTGGGACGGGTCAGGTCTGCGACCAGGAGCGGAACTGCCGCTGCCCGTACAGGAGCGGCGGACGGGCGTGCTGCCGGGTTATCCGGCGGGCCTCGCCGAAGACGGTGACGTGGTCGCCCATGCGCTGGGTCAGGACCACCTCGCAGTCCGCGACGGTGTGGGCGTCGCGGACGAGGTGCGGCCCGCCCGCGCCGGGCGGCTGGTCCCAGGGGACCAGCGCGAACCGGTCCGGGTTCCCCGAGGCGAACAGTTCGGCGCTCTCCTGACCCTGCGCGTGCAGGAAGTTGACGGAGAACGAGCGGGAGTCGAGGAGGGCCTGGAGGGTGGGGCTCCCGGCCCGGAGGCAGACCAGCAGGGTCGGCGGGTCGAGCGAGACGCTGGTCACCGAGGAGCAGGTCATCCCCCGTGGTTCGCCGTCGAGGTCTCGGGTGGTGACGGCGCAGACCCCGGTGGGGAACTCGCTCATCAGCGAGCGGAAGGAGTCGGGTGACGCCAAGGTGGACGTCGTCGCGGTGGGTTGGGTGGTCATCGGGTACTGCCTTCCGTCGCCAGGACGAGCTGAGGTTCGGCGGAGTCGGTCTGACCGGCCTGACCGGCCTGCCCGGCCAGGGCGGGCGTCGCGCCGCGGTCCCGGCGGTCGAGGAGACCGAGGAGCGGCCCGGTCAGGGCCGTGGTGGCCAGGGCCATCACGACCAGGGCCAGGACCAGGGGCGGGGTCAGGATTCCTGCGCTGAACCCGGCCTGGAGCACGATCAGTTCGGTCAGTCCGCGGGTGTTCATCAGGACGGCGACCCGGCGGGCGTCGGCCGGCGGGCGGCCGCCGATCCGGGCTCCCAGGTATCCGCCGAAGCCCTTGCCCGCGCAGGCGAGCAGGACGGTGGCGAGGATCAGCACCCAGGACGCCTGCGAGAAGCTGCCGTTCAGGACGGTGACTCCGGTGACCACGAAGAACGCGGGCACCAGCAGGCGGCCCGCACAGGCGATGCCGTCCACGGCGGGCGCCCAGGGGGCGTTCGCGCCCTTGGGGATCGCGAAGCCCACCATCGCGGCGCCGACGATGGCGGTCATGCCCATCTTCTCCATGGTGATCGCCACCGCGAGGGTGGCCACCGCCAGCACGACGGCGACCGTGCGCGGGGTCTTCCCGTACGCCCGACGGGCGAGGGGGGTGCGCAGCGCGAACCGGATGGCCAGCGCGCAGACGGCGCCGACCGTGAGCGCGAGCGTCGAGCGGAGGAAGCCCCCGAGGCTCCCCTCGCCCAGGCTGATGGCGAGCATGCACAGCAGCCAGCCCACGGCGTCCACGGTGATGGCGGCGGCGAGCGCGAGCCGGCCCGCCGCGGACTCGCTCATGCCCCGGTCGGTGAGGATCCGGGCCATGACCGGTACGGCGGTGATGGACATGGCCACGGCGACCATGAGGACGAAGGCGGGCAGCGGGGCGTCACCGCGGGCGGCGGTGTCGTCGGTGACGAGGACCAGGCCCGCCAGCAGCACGCCGCTGAGGAGCGGCGGGACCAGGGAACCGATCGCCACCCATGCGGTGGTGCGGCGGGTCTGCGCCCCGGGCCCCGCGTGGAGCTTGTGGGCGAGGCCGACGAGGAAGAGCGCGAGAGCGGCCTTGGAGATGAGTTTCAGGGTGTCGAGTACCGGACCGGGGAGCACGCTCTCGAAGGCCCCCGGGCCCATCATGTACAGCGCCGCCGGGCCGGCCAGCAGGCCCGCCGTGATCTCGCCGATCACCTCGGGCTGGCGTACGAGACGGGCCGCGACGCGGCCCGCCCAGGCCAGCAGCAGGATCACGACGAGGACCGCCAGGACGTGCGCGGTGCGGGTCAGGAGATCGATGACTTCCATTGATTCAGGGCCCTTTCCGGCCGGCGGACCACGGTCACGCGACGCGCATCCGGGCGAAGTAGTCGTAGGCCTTCGGCAGGACCTCGGTGAGACGGCGGGTCTTCTCCCGGATCTCTTCGAACTCGCGCTCCGCGACGCTCGGGTCGGCGAGGGCGAGGGCCGGGGAGGGCTTCAGGTCGATGCCGCCCATGCCGAGGAGGATGCACATGTAGGAGTACGGCGGCAGGCCGTGGTAGTAGGGGTAGACGGTCTCGGAGTCCGGGAGCTGCGTCTTCCACTTCTCGATGCGCGCGGCGAGGGACTCGGGGATGGCACGGGTCTTCGCGTCGCGCCAGTACTGGGTGTCGTTGCGCTTCGCGGCGACGTAGTGCAGGACGAGGAACTCGCGGACCCCGTCCATGACGTGGGCGATGGAGTCGTTGTAGAGCTCGCGCTGGACCGGGTTCCAGTCGTCGCCGGGGAAGTTCTTCGCGAGCTGCTCGATCGCGTGGTGGATGAAGAAGATGCCGGTGGACTCGAGGGGCTCGACGAAGCCGCTGGACAGGCCGATGCCGACGCAGTTCTTGACCCAGGAGTTCTCGCTGCGGCCGATGCGCATGTTGATGTGGTTGGCCGGGACGTCCGCGGCGGCCGGGCCGACGAACTCGCGCAGCGTGCGCTCGGCCTCCTCCGGGGATATGTAGTCCTTGGCGTAGACGTAGCCGGTGCCGACGCGGCCCATCAGCGGGATCGTCCAGATCCAGCCGGCGTCCTGGGCGGTGGCGGTGGTGCAGGGCAGGATGCCGCGGCGCTCCATGTCCATGGGGACCTGGAGGGCGACGGCGCTGTCGTTGGGCAGCGTGTCCTTGTACGAGATGAAGGGGGTTTCGAGGGCCTGGTTGAGGAGCAGTCCGCGGAAGCCGGTGCAGTCGATGTAGAGGTCGCCGGTGATGTCGCCGTGGTCGGTGGTGGCGACGCCGGAGATCCAGCCGCGTTCGTCGAGCTTGACCTGCTCGACGTGGTCGACGATGTGCTTGACGCCGCGCTCGACCGAGTACTTCGTGAGGTACTTGGCCAGCAGGGAGGCCTCGAACTGGTAGGCGTACGGGAACTGGGTCTTGCCCTGGTGCTCGGACATGGTCAGTCCGGCCATCTCGTCCGCGCCCTCGACGAACGGCGAGTCGATGAGCGTGCCGTCGGCCTGGCGCGGGCTGAGGCCGGCGTCGATGACCGAGGCCATCACGAAGCAGTCCTTGTCGAAGCGGTCCGTCGGACCGTTCTGCAGCCACCAGTCGGTGAGCGGGAAGCCGTTGACCGACCGCATCTGCTCGAACGGGTGGTAGAAGTAGTGGCCCTTCTCCCGCCAGTTCTCGAACTTGACGGCGAGTTTGTACGTGGCGTTGCAGGCCGGCATCCAGTCCTTCTCCTTGAGTCCGAGGAACTCGAAGAAGTGCCGGATGTCGCTGAAGGTCGCTTCGCCCACACCGACCGCTCCGACGTGGCCGGACTCGACCAGCGTGACGTCGATGCGGTCCCCGAACGCGGCCTTGAAGTACGAGGCCGTCATCCAACCCGCGGTGCCGCCGCCCACAATCACGATCTTGTTGAGCATCCCAATGACTCCCATTCGCTGACTGATCGCGGATGACCGGAGCCTAGGAAGGGGGCGCGGGCCGGGCACAGGCCTTTAAGTGCTCGGCTAATGTCACAGTCGGGGCACGAATTTCGGACACTTTTTTCGTCCGTCAGTGTCGCGTCAGGGAAGGTCGGCAGTCTGCCGCCACGACGCCGCCACGGCAAGAGCGAAGACCCGGCCATACCATGTGGCCGGTTTTCTGTTGCCCGGATGGTATTTCCCCCGATCGGTTGACCCGGGACAGCATGAGGGCCTGCCGACATCAACGGGGGTTACACAAATGGAAATCAACGTACTCGGTTCCGTATCCCTTTCCTGGGGCGACCGCACTTATGCCATGGCATCGAAGCGGGTTACCTCGCTCCTGACGTTCCTGGCCCTCTCTCCGCGCACCACGGTGACGTCCGACCAGATCGAGGACGAGCTCTGGGCCGACCAGCGGATGACCAACGCCCGCAACGCCCTGCAGGCCAACGTGCTGCGGCTGCGCAAGTACCTGGAGTCCCTGACCGGGGTGAAGGGGACCGAGCTGATCCGCACCGTCGGCAGCGGCTACCTGCTGGACCTGGATCCCGAACGCGTCGACGCGCACCGCTTCCTGCGGCTGGCGGAGACCGGCGCGGCGCTGGTGCACGTGGACCCGGAGCGGGCCATCACCGCGCTGGAGCGGGCGCTCGCGCTGTGGCGGGGGCCCGCCCTGATGGACTCGGTGGACGGGGTACGGATCCGGCTGGCCGCCTCCCACCTGGAGGAACGCCGGATCACCGCCTACGAGGACCTCATCACGGCCATGCTGACCGTCGCGGCGCACCGCATCTCGGTGCCGGAGCTGCGCCAGCTGGCCGTCGAGCACCCCGAACGGGAGCGGCTCAGCGAGCTGCTGATGCTGGCCCTGTACCGGGAGGGCCGACAGGCCGAGGCGTTGGACGTGTTCCACGGCGCGCGCCGCCGGCTCGCCGGAGACCTGGGGCTGGAGCCCGGCCGCGCCCTGAACCGGGCGTACCAGGCGATCCTCGAACAGGACGACGTGCTCGGGGAGCCCCGTCAGGCCCTCGTCTACGCCGGGCGGCGGGGCTGAGACCGTCCCCCGTCTTTCCCTTCCCCTTTCCGTTCTGTCCTTCCGCTGTTCTGCCACTGTCGTCCTGCTGACGTTTCGCAGGTGCCCCTTGCCCACAAGCGGAATGCGGCTACGGTGAATGGACCGGTTCAGTCCTCGGGTTCGTTTCCGCCTGGATATCCGGACCCGATAATCCGGGGACGGCCCACCCCGGCGGCAGTGGACCTGTGGACTGAATTCCCATTTCCGGGAACCGCCGACGGGGGGCAGGACATGGAACTCGAATTGCGTCACGCTCGCATTGTCGTCACGATCAACACCGCCGGGAGCATTTCCGCCGGAGCCCAGGAACTCGGCCTTCCGCAGCCGAGTCTCACCGCACAACTGCGCCGTATCGAAAGGGCGGTCGGCGGCGACCTCTTCGTACGTTCCCGATCCGGGGTGACCCCGACCGAGCTGGGTGCGCGGCTCGTCCCGCGCCTGGCCGACCTGGTCCGCCGGGCTGACGAGGTGATGGCCGAGGCCCTGGCCTCCTCCGGCGGCCCGCTGCGGCTGGGCTGCGCCGAGTGGACGCCTCCGACGTTGCGCGACGCCCTCCAGGCGGCACTGCCGGGCAACACCGTGCAGACGCAGACGCTGGCCCCGGAGGCCGCCGCGGAAGCGGTACAGCGCGGGGCGCTGGCCGCCGCGCTGGTGCCCCGGGTCCCCGAGCCGGCCGACGGCGACGGCGGTGGTGACGGCGACGGCGGCGAGCCCGCCCTGGGCCACGCCCTGATCGTGCGGGAACCGGTGTGGCTGGCGGTCCCGCTCGGCCATCCGCTCACCGCCCGCGAATCCGTCGGGTCGGACGAGCTCGCCGAACTCACCGACCGGGCCGGGCTGGCCTGGGTGCGCTCCTCGCAAGACCACTGGTTCCGCACCGTGGAGCGGCGCGTGCTGGGCGGCGGCGCCGCGCCCGGGCGGGTGCTGCACCACGTCAACAGCCACCAGGAGGCCATGAACTGGGTGCGGGGCATGGACGTGGCCGCGCTCACCACGCCCTCCGGGGCGGTGCCGGGCGTGGCCCTGGTGCCGGTGACCGACACCGAGCGGGTCGAGCTGGTGCTGCTGTGGCGCGGCAACGCCGTCTCCCGCGAGACCCTGCACACCCTGGTCGACACCGTACGCGCGTACTACTGCGGCTACGCCCGCTCGCTGCCGGCGTACTGGTCCTGGATCCAGGAGCACCGCGACGAGTACAGAGAGCTCGGGCGCCACCTGCCGCAGCCCGTCGTCGCCTGAGCCGGCCGGACCTCAGCGGGAGTTCAGCACGCGGTCAGCCGAGACTCGGCAGCGGCTCAGCGGGAGTCCGACAGCGGGTCAGAACGGCGTCAGAGGGCCGTCAGAGCGGTCGGCCAGCATCTGCGGCATGACAACTGCAGCGAACCGCCTCGACGCCGAATCCCGCGATCGCATCAAGGAGATCATCTGCGACATCCTCGAGATCGAG
Protein-coding sequences here:
- a CDS encoding AfsR/SARP family transcriptional regulator, with the protein product MASKRVTSLLTFLALSPRTTVTSDQIEDELWADQRMTNARNALQANVLRLRKYLESLTGVKGTELIRTVGSGYLLDLDPERVDAHRFLRLAETGAALVHVDPERAITALERALALWRGPALMDSVDGVRIRLAASHLEERRITAYEDLITAMLTVAAHRISVPELRQLAVEHPERERLSELLMLALYREGRQAEALDVFHGARRRLAGDLGLEPGRALNRAYQAILEQDDVLGEPRQALVYAGRRG
- a CDS encoding cation:proton antiporter; amino-acid sequence: MEVIDLLTRTAHVLAVLVVILLLAWAGRVAARLVRQPEVIGEITAGLLAGPAALYMMGPGAFESVLPGPVLDTLKLISKAALALFLVGLAHKLHAGPGAQTRRTTAWVAIGSLVPPLLSGVLLAGLVLVTDDTAARGDAPLPAFVLMVAVAMSITAVPVMARILTDRGMSESAAGRLALAAAITVDAVGWLLCMLAISLGEGSLGGFLRSTLALTVGAVCALAIRFALRTPLARRAYGKTPRTVAVVLAVATLAVAITMEKMGMTAIVGAAMVGFAIPKGANAPWAPAVDGIACAGRLLVPAFFVVTGVTVLNGSFSQASWVLILATVLLACAGKGFGGYLGARIGGRPPADARRVAVLMNTRGLTELIVLQAGFSAGILTPPLVLALVVMALATTALTGPLLGLLDRRDRGATPALAGQAGQAGQTDSAEPQLVLATEGSTR
- a CDS encoding LysR family transcriptional regulator, yielding MELELRHARIVVTINTAGSISAGAQELGLPQPSLTAQLRRIERAVGGDLFVRSRSGVTPTELGARLVPRLADLVRRADEVMAEALASSGGPLRLGCAEWTPPTLRDALQAALPGNTVQTQTLAPEAAAEAVQRGALAAALVPRVPEPADGDGGGDGDGGEPALGHALIVREPVWLAVPLGHPLTARESVGSDELAELTDRAGLAWVRSSQDHWFRTVERRVLGGGAAPGRVLHHVNSHQEAMNWVRGMDVAALTTPSGAVPGVALVPVTDTERVELVLLWRGNAVSRETLHTLVDTVRAYYCGYARSLPAYWSWIQEHRDEYRELGRHLPQPVVA
- a CDS encoding FtsX-like permease family protein; the encoded protein is MIRIALRTLRYHKGGFIASFIALFFGATIVVACGGLLETGIHNAAPPQRLAAAPVVVTGEQRYLGTSSELIYPERVRFDAALTAKIAAVPGVESTAADVTFPGALAPAGNAGRAAQIAGHGWSSAALTPYKITEGAPPATAGQVVLDTRLAQQAGLRPGAKVDIRSGGTSKSYEVSGLAAGDGEANGVFLSDAAALEAQVAAGLSGKVDNIGVFPAPGADVGAIADGIRKAVGGQPVSVLTGDERGRAENPGVIDDGSDLIPLAAAFGGLSAMVTVFVASSTLGLSIQQRQREMALLRAIGTTPGQLRRLILGETVLLAAIATALACIPGPRVGRWLLGAFADAGVVPDSIVFRAGSVPLIVGVGTAFVTAVGAAFIAANSAARTRPTEALAEAGLQRKWFSGFRSVLGLLCLIGGVALAVGTAGMDGPDAGSVATPAAMVWTTGFGLLGPVLARAITAALRRPVRAVSGLSGHLATRNAKARTARLAAAVMPVMLATGLAVGLIYMQTTQADGADQAFDESLRADAVVTSVAGGMPLETVDAIRNLPGVAAASAQVPSLGFIEPDVPIDPTANGGDGESSAPQPTEVSLQGVTPEGVAATTSFKAASGTLDGLRGDTVALPARYAGDRKIGDTVPMRLGDGTRVDLKLVATVDGKRGYETALVPASVLVGHTDAGLVPQIMVSAAPGTDRAALDASLRTLSDKQPGLRVTDRQALTAVAADNSDTQSWMAYLVLAVVVGYAMIALVNTQVLATTERRREFMLQRLIGATRRQVMQMMAMEAVLVSVAGIVLGLLVALLTLVPFSMSVLGTTLPTGSPWIFVTVVGGALGLTLATTLLSAGAVLRGRPGDLAGIKE
- a CDS encoding tryptophan halogenase family protein, with the translated sequence MLNKIVIVGGGTAGWMTASYFKAAFGDRIDVTLVESGHVGAVGVGEATFSDIRHFFEFLGLKEKDWMPACNATYKLAVKFENWREKGHYFYHPFEQMRSVNGFPLTDWWLQNGPTDRFDKDCFVMASVIDAGLSPRQADGTLIDSPFVEGADEMAGLTMSEHQGKTQFPYAYQFEASLLAKYLTKYSVERGVKHIVDHVEQVKLDERGWISGVATTDHGDITGDLYIDCTGFRGLLLNQALETPFISYKDTLPNDSAVALQVPMDMERRGILPCTTATAQDAGWIWTIPLMGRVGTGYVYAKDYISPEEAERTLREFVGPAAADVPANHINMRIGRSENSWVKNCVGIGLSSGFVEPLESTGIFFIHHAIEQLAKNFPGDDWNPVQRELYNDSIAHVMDGVREFLVLHYVAAKRNDTQYWRDAKTRAIPESLAARIEKWKTQLPDSETVYPYYHGLPPYSYMCILLGMGGIDLKPSPALALADPSVAEREFEEIREKTRRLTEVLPKAYDYFARMRVA
- a CDS encoding ABC transporter ATP-binding protein → MTGTPDPQGRHVVRLESVRKVYGGAKNEVTALDNVSIGLDRGTFTAVMGPSGSGKSTFLHCAAGLDRPTSGSVLLDGVDLARLKERELTKFRRERIGFIFQAFNLLPALSVLDNVTLPLRLAGKRPQKGAVAEVLERVGLGGRENRRPGELSGGQQQRVAIARALITRPAVIFGDEPTGALDTYTAREVLTLLRESVEQAGQTIVMVTHDPVAASHADRVLFLADGRIVDHLDRPTADQVAERMTHLGAWGTRPAATPVAAAHGTLL
- a CDS encoding ArsR/SmtB family transcription factor; this translates as MQRIHFTAADVARTRLKITAGPLVESAFAYGLLGRGVSTPFARWRSQVGDRLRPAPGRLPGGPGTDGEAGLGALLRIIEQGAAGSELTRVWQAAVAPYWEHLLAFLEVECEARGRVLMGGGAELLLTTLHSRITWRAPVLEIHDAPDEDIHLDGRGLVLAPSVFLAHRAGRVTRRFDRSAPVVLAFGAPPDSYQATALWDKPDGSGQSLGALVGQTRAAALHVLRASCTTTQLADRLGISAAGASQHTAVLRRTGLITTRRVRNTVLHTLTPLGAALLKGMSGQPVPASPPRPAAAAASLQPAS
- a CDS encoding flavin reductase family protein, with the translated sequence MTTQPTATTSTLASPDSFRSLMSEFPTGVCAVTTRDLDGEPRGMTCSSVTSVSLDPPTLLVCLRAGSPTLQALLDSRSFSVNFLHAQGQESAELFASGNPDRFALVPWDQPPGAGGPHLVRDAHTVADCEVVLTQRMGDHVTVFGEARRITRQHARPPLLYGQRQFRSWSQT